One window of the Thamnophis elegans isolate rThaEle1 chromosome 6, rThaEle1.pri, whole genome shotgun sequence genome contains the following:
- the LOC116509904 gene encoding cyclin-dependent kinase 11B-like: MEKEKEGFPITSLREINTILKAQHPNIVTVREIVVGSNMDKIYIVMNYVEHDLKSLMETMKQPFLPGEVKTLMIQLLRGVKHLHDNWILHRDLKTSNLLLSHTGILKVGDFGLAREYGSPLKPYTPIVVTLWYRAPKLLLGAKEYSTAIDMWSVGCIFGELLTQKPLFPGKSEIDQIKKFLKTWERLSDQGFDLMNKFLTYYPGRRITAEDGLKHEYFCETSQPIDPSMFPMWPAKSEQQRVKRGTSPRPPEGGLGYSQLGDDDIKDTGFHLTTTNQGASDAGPGFSLKF, encoded by the exons atggagaaggaaaaagaaggtttTCCTATTACTTCCTTAAGAGAGATCAACACCATCCTCAAAGCTCAGCACCCAAATATTGTCACTGTTAGGGAGATTGTCGTCGGTAGCAACATGGACAAGATCTACATCGTGATGAACTACGTTGAACATGACCTCAAAAGCTTGATGGAAACCATGAAGCAGCCTTTTCTGCCAGGGGAAGTGAAAACTTTGATGATTCAATTGCTCCGAGGAGTAAAACACCTCCACGACAACTGGATTCTGCACCGGGATTTGAAAACGTCTAACCTGCTCTTGAGTCACACTGGGATTTTAAAAGTTGGAGATTTTGGACTAGCCAGAGAATACGGTTCTCCCTTAAAGCCGTACACCCCGATTGTCGTGACGTTATGGTACCGAGCGCCCAAGCTCTTACTCGGAGCCAAGGAATATTCCACAGCCATCGACATGTGGTCCGTGGGTTGCATCTTTGGGGAGCTGTTAACCCAGAAGCCGCTTTTCCCGGGGAAGTCCGAAATCGAccaaattaaaaagtttttaaagactTGGGAACGCCTCTCGGATCAAGGATTTGATCTCATGAATAAATTCCTGACCTACTACCCTGGGAGAAGGATCACTGCCGAAGACGGCTTAAAGCATGAATATTTCTGTGAGACCTCACAGCCCATTGacccctccatgtttccaatgtggCCGGCCAAAAGCGAACAACAGCGTGTGAAACGAGGCACAAGCCCGCGACCCCCAGAAGGAGGACTCGGGTACAGTCAGCTGGGTGACGATGAC ATTAAAGATACTGGTTTCCATTTGACGACCACGAACCAAGGCGCGTCAGATGCAGGGCCCGGATTCAGCCTGAAGTTTTAA